DNA from Xiphophorus maculatus strain JP 163 A chromosome 6, X_maculatus-5.0-male, whole genome shotgun sequence:
AAACACCAAGATGGTCGACATGACAACAAGCAGCAGTCTGATCAGCTTTTCGAGGATAATCTGTGCTATGCTGTCTTCGTGTCTCACAATATCCAtctcttgctgctgctgcagctccatcttCAGGAGATGGCTCTGGCATTTTTCCAGCGCCTCCTACAGAACAGAAAAGATGAGATAAAGTGGAAATAACATCGTTGGAATGAAATCTGGTGCTGAACGCTAAATTGATAATATTGCAATAGTTGCATTATCAATGTCTAATACGTCTGATAAAATACTCAATACTTTCACAGATCAGAACCGCATGGATCTGGAAAGGCTTTTAGCTCAGCTAGGTgagtggaatcaactaactcactcactctttggttgcctagcaacaacttgtcgAGTAACTTGCACAGCAACAGTTTCATGCTGTGCctcaaaactgcttaaaaataaaacacaatgttgTGGAacgaaaactgtggataaaacagaaacGATCACATCACCGGTTTGGcatattttagatataaaaacaaaacaacaataaatcaatagctATTGAAGTCGACTAACATATCATGATaagtttttcagtcatattggGACCCCATGAAAAATTATTGTAGAAAAAGCTTCAAAGCATATTTATCTTTTACTGGAGCATCAAAATCTCAAACTGAACATGTTAGAAATATCAAGTGTTTAATTTGAATGGAAATGAAACTGAAGTTATCTGGatctaaagaggaacgatctagagtcaccgcacagcttcagttattacaactggaAACTAAAGGTCAGCCTTCAGTCTGGGTGTGGCGATGGACTCAGACCCGAACATCCAGAgcaacataaagacagttacaaagtcagacTTCTAACACCTGAAggacatttccaggattaaagcaAGATGTGATTCTTTGAGCATAAATACCATGTACAACATAAGAGTCTCCTGTAGGGAATTAAAGgtaaatttttaaagaaaaagttggaattttcagaaaatctgGAGTATTAAGGCAGGAAGTGAAACATGGTTCTCAGTGATGCATGAAAACCTTTACTGGTTGCTTACAGAAAACTCCTCCGCTTTGCCGTTATACCGAATGTCAATGATTTTCTTTGTGCTGCTTATCTCCTCTTTCAGGTTCGACGTTTCCCTCTGATGGAGCTCAGTCAGGTAAGCGAGTTCCCGCTCCAAACCATTCAGCCTGCCAACCCAAAACACCGCATCACGAAAACAAGCCAGAACTCTGAATTATGAGGTAAAAGTGAGAATTCTGAATATAATGTAGTCAGTATTCAGAggttaaagtcaaaattcagaaaaaaagttagaaatttgAGAGGAAAACTcttaattctgagattaaaatctgaattcttagaaaagtcagaattctgaaaaaaattttgacaaaaaattctTAATTCTGAGATTATAGTCAGGACTCTGAGggaaaagtctgttttttttctttgtttttgcagtggcaGAACTGACCTTGACCTTTCTTCCTCCAGCGCATGCAGCATCTGGTTGTGGTCCCGCTGGTACTCGGTTCTCAAGGTTTTCAGGGATTTCTCGAGGTACTTATGGGTTTCTCTGATGTGCTGGATGTCAGTGAGCACAGAATTCACAAGTGTGGTTTTGTTCTCACTGTGAGACTTCACAGTTTCCCTGGAAGAAGACCTGCTTCTGGTGCTGCTTGCCTGGAGCTTGTCTACAGAAGATGAGGATGACGAGTGCCTCCGGCCTCTAGCTTCACCTTCGTGGGTTTCATGCATGTCCTTCACTCTGCCAGACTTACGGATGGAGAAGGAGAATTTCACTGATTAAATTtgtctgttaaaaataaaacgccTCCAAATGCATCAGCTTGTGTTGAGGGATAAATTTGTGTGATTCTTGAATTGGAGTCAGGAgccgcacaaaatcagtccaCCGGCCAATAAAGGCCCCCgcgccacactttggacaccctggTATAgatttgagtaattttgttGCCCCTTCATCCCCCCAGATTTTCTTAGTTTGttccaaaaaataataagatgCTTTATTTTGATAATCCGGTGTTGAAGTCCTTCTTCAcgttatttaaatgtgtttatatgaataatattatttaatatacaCAACAtactgtttaatttaaaaaattcagcTCTTTTTTATAGCATCAATCAGACATGCTCAGCATCTCCGTTTTGAATCGTTTccaccaacaaacaaaaacggATCTGGAGGCGAAAATGAGAAAAGCTGAACTGAATTATGATTTCACTCACCTGGCTTCAAACCGGATCATCCGAAACGGGTCAGGGTTCGGAAATGGATCATAGTTTGCGCCACCTGACTGACGCCGCTGAACTGTTGAACTACAGCCACGTTGCTAGGCAACAAATTGTTCGAGTTACAGTTGGAAAAAGGCGATTTATTGCTATAAAGGATCATTTTTAGCAGAAGAACATTGAAAAAGGATTTCTAACACACATGTCTACTTTTCTGaataaagaaatggaaaaataaaaatactcgAGCCTTTGAGGAGCACAGGTAGGGAAATGAAATCCAGGTGTTAAAATAATGTGTCTCAAGTAAACATGGGAAGTGAcgtgttaattaaaaaaaacagctaaatgaagaaaatgagagCAGATTTTAAACTAACTTCAGGACCGTATTTTTTCCAAGGATTAAATCTTTTCCTGAAATAATGAGGCGAAAAAGACCGACGGCCACTTCCTGTCCCCACATTAAGaatttcttttacaataatgtgaataattttggaaGTATTTCTCAATTTATTGAACTTAAATTCTGTAAAGTTAGATTACATTTCAATCTTCTCcttccttttgttttccagattttttgaATCGAGACTCTTCagatttgtatattttgtcGCCCTCTGCTGGTGCTTTAGGAGGATTGGTTGTTCGTCTTTCTggtgtttaattttaataaataaagaaacctctaatttaaatgaattaaaacaatattaaatttttaaatgttcttgtcATTCTTGCAGACAACATTAAAAACTGCTTGACCACTGGCCTTCATTGTTccagtgtttttaaatgatttgatttgttttatttctacagAGGCAGAAAACCCCAAAATTATACTCAAGCAATAGTAGCACCACTTCAACATGTCTTTACTGAAGTAAAGGCAAAAAGTATTCATCCAAGAAATTATCTAAGTAagactaaaaagttacttgatAAAAGTTTTACTAgtcaaatgatcaatcatttaatagttaaaaattacatcatcagacggaccaaatTATAAGGTTAAGTggaaaatttgacattttaaggatgaaaatgacaataattcatataattaataaaaaaaaatagcaaaatcaggcacaatatattttttccaaattagtttctttcagtttctgtgTGAAAGTTTgggtaaaacatgtttgttttttaaaaactcacctgtttaggattgtatttgaaacataatcaattatgaaatttgacttaatgtgttttgattattgattctatgttgcattgtgtttctgtgtttgatatgatgtgaagcactttgaaatgctttgctgctgaaacgtgctatacaaataaaatttgatttgatttgatctgatttttatttcagtgggtagaaaatccagaaatcttacccaagtaagagtaaagatacttcataataaaattactcaaataaaagtaaaacaaacagtatagcaaaaatactaataaagtaatttttttcaaaaaaaagtcactaaacTAATTGCATTTGAGTaaaagtaactagttactaccaacTCTGTATTTCCATAACTTCTGAAGGAAACACAGTTAATTGATTGTGCTATTAAATGGTTCCAtgttcctggaaaatacatttaaacccaaagttaataaaaacaaataatgtccCACTGAACAACCAGCAAGTGCGACTGAATGTTTGACTCTCTTTGGCTGAAATGATGAAGTGGAAAAGTTCTGAGTTCAGAAATCAGAGTCATAAACTGATTACAGATCCGATCTGATCAGTCAGAATAATTCAGATCATCTCAACCAACCAGGGGGAAATCTTAGTAACCTTTGCTTTCTGCACACAGCCCAGTCTTTGGTGTCATACTGGTGATTTAGTcccagaattttattttttgttcaccTTTAACTGTTTATTCAGtaaatttctgtaaatatatagTGGAGAGAAGGTGATTTCTCTGACTCACATCATGCACAAACACTGACAGCTGAAATCATCTGATGACATGGATTCATATTTTCTTGCACTTTCACGCTACACTCTGTAGTCAGGAATTAAATATGcttcctttgtgtgtgtgtgtgtgtgcatgtgtgtgtgtgcatcagGCACTAATTGGACTGAATTTCACTGAGTAACAAAAGATCAGACTCGAAAATTCCAGCTCCGGTCTGCACAGGCTCGGCTTTGTTGTCGTTTCGCGGCTGTTTGCTGTGTTAACAGTTATCccttcatctctctctcttgctgtcGGAGTCTTTTTCGCCTtccctctctttttctcctgCAGCCCGTGAAAGGATTTGGTTCCCTCAACCTCGGCACAGTCACTTCAACTTGTGAGGAGCTTCAAAGCAAACTTTGAAATCGCCTTTTTAACCCAGGAATGGACTGTGGGTTTCCAGTGAAGTGGAGACTTGCGTCTCTCGATGTGAAGCTGGTTGAGGTTTAGGTAAGTCTGAGATGCTTGAGCTGCAGAACCTTGAGGATGTTACTGACGCCGGGCCCCACGCTGATGGACTCGGTTCTGATGAGATGGAGTGTAAGATCTGCTACTCTGCGTATAATCTGGAGAGCTGCAGGCCGAAGGTCCTGGAGTGCCGCCACCGGCTTTGCTCCAAATGTCTCTGTAAGATCCTGGACCTGGGCGAGTCGCCGCCGGACGCCCTGGTGTGTCCGTTCTGTCGCTGCGCCACCAGGTTCCTGGAAGGGGCTGTGAGGAACCTGCCGGATGACTGCAGCCTGGTGGCGAGGCTGGCTCTGCAGAGCAGGAATCAGAGGAACCTCCGGATCCAGCCGGACTCTGAggcagagctgctgctcagcCCGCGGCGCCTGAACGCCCTGATGGGGAACAACCCGTCCTACTCTGCCTCCAGCCTCCCCTACTCCAGCATCAGGAGCTCTCCTAACTTCGTAGTCATCACCTTCATGGAGCCTCCACCGGCCGCGGCCCAGGACCTCCGGGTCGGTTCCTGCAGACTGACCCGGGACTCGTCCAGTTCGGACTCGCTGGCCTCCGCCTCCCAGCAGTGGACGGTGTGGACCTGCACGGCCCTGCTGTGCCAGACCTCGGCCCGGGTTCTGGTGTGGGTTCTGGGGCTGCTGTACTTCAGCTCGCTGCCCATGGGGGTCTACCTGCTCATCATGCAGCGGACCACGGTCGGGGTGCTGCTGGTGAGCCTGGTGCCCGCCAGCCTCGTCTTGATCCTCATCTACGGCTTCTGTCAGTGTGTCTGCTATGAGCTACGGCACTGCTTGCCACCGTGACGGGCAGAAGAACCGGGTCAATCACAGCTCTGAAAGTAATGTGGATGTTTCCGCCTTAGACACTGAGAGAACGACCTAAATAAACCTCATTTTTATCCCCTTTAGTCTCACTTCATAACCCAGTTACTAATTCTCTAAGGAATCtgcttcaaaaacatttaaatatccatGGATTTGTTATCTTATTGTGTATCGATATAGATTAACCTTTTAATCGATTAGGACCTTtattgatagaaaaaaaggaggaatacatttctgtcaaaatattgagatcaatctcagaatttttctaGACCGtctttggaaatttctgagtttgaatagaaaatctcaaagttttgtagattaatctgatatttttgtatttttatcaggcaaatttttgacttttgaaactcttaaatatcaacattttatataaacatttttggagattatttttttttattattattattattattatgacttttggagctcagagatttctttgtttttccagtaaAATTCTGGGATGATTTaatgattaatctcagaatgtTTCTAGAAGAAAATCATAAagttctgagtttgaaaagtcaaagttctgctaaaaataaaaatctcagaaGTGTTGTGATTAacctaataatttttttagacttttttttgttctgaatttGAAAGTCACAGatgttaaactttttaaacagagaaATTTCCAATTCTTTTCTagaacattttgagattatttgcaataaattttaaagttaatttcacATGGTTGATGAATGCAACTACCAATTTCAGGTTCAGTTAAGTGCTCTCTGCCGCCCCCTGCTGCCCGGGAGGCCACATGCAGCTCAGATGTAATTTACAGAATATTCAAGGCTCATATCTTCATGTGTtcactttgattttattctgacagGCTATTTGTTTCAcggcaaaaatatttattttatatttagttaaaGTCAGAtcggttttgttgtttttcattggtGCTTCTGTAATTACCTACATTTAATATGTAGttactttatttcagtttgcCACTTTATTTCACACCATGGCGGATGGCAGTGCGTGTGTATGGTGAGACATAAATGAATGATGTTGCACTCCAATAAATaagacaacaaacaacaaaacctgaCGTCATTGATCTGACACACAGCCAGAGAATCAGCTGAACGAGAAACTGCAAGCTGGTGGGAATTAAAGTCAATCAGATGGAAAGTGTAGCAAAGttcctttcacaataaaataaattaatagtttaaaaatgaaatgaaaatacattCAAGAGATGAATACAATTCTGGATGCTCCTTTGATTCTGTAATTTGGTCAATTACTGTAATATGTTTTGTGAGACTATAAAAGACAGAATTTTGTCCCAAATTGATCAACAATGTGAGAAATGATAGAAAAGTAACAGGTTCTATtatcttattattttaaattattattaataataatattatgtgtttttgttttagaatgacattttatttttgttggtcaTTATTTTATGTAACCAACTCAGATTGTCGTCATAATAATACTTCAATAACAAGATTTACACTTTATtcacattaataataaaaataaaacattttgcattttagatTCGCATTATTTAGATTACATAAAGTTTCAACTCTTATTATTTCccactttatttaatttccctttgggattaacaaagtgcttttgaatttttattttgtttaaacgCAAACAcggaattttattttgaaacccCAATCCGGAAATGGCCCTAGTTAATACAGGAAATTGACACCATGCTACACTAGGTGGAGCGCAGCGGCAGAGAGCCGTTAAGCGATGCTGGGCAGCCGGGAAGCAGGCGCCGCTGGCGGACAGGAAGAGGCCCCCGGGTCGGTGGGTCCCTCGTGGCCCCTGAACCCGGAGCACCGCGGGCAGGAGAGGCCTCCCGGCCGGGCAGGGTGGCGTGTCAGCGGGCTGGTCAGCTGGAGGCAGCATCGGGTCAGGACGTCAGccctgtttgctgcagccagCGCGGTGATCTGGTAGGAATCATGACGCAGCGACAAGCAAACCTGTTAAAACATCAAGATTTtagatcaaatttaaaatatgaagcCGATCAACCTGATCTTTAGATTCATTTATAAACTTGgtttgaacagtttttattaagAGTAAATATTCCCAAGTCTAATTTgttctataaatatttttaaggaGTTCAAACGTTGATATTacaataaatagtttattttaattttaaagttccatgTATTATTATGATGTGTGGTTGTaataaatacttaataaaacttttaaaaagtgttttgctaTTGAGAAATGTCACAATTTTCCACTAATGGATAATAGTTTCATTATTCAGTTCAGCTCTAGGATAccaacattttatattattattactttaataaATGATTATTCTGAAAATGAATACTTTAATCTGATAAACTGACATTTCctgcaaatgtttcatttaatttacttAACCTTATTTTTATACAGTATTACAAATACataacatatataaataaaaactaatcatTCAATctatttttgaaataagaaaataaacaatttatttcctaaaattGAAAATTCAGTAACAGCTTTCCTTTAGTGATCACTAACAGCTGCAGCTAATCAATACGGTGTAGGTctggtgatttattttttgtgttattgattaataattggatgcAGAAGGTACTCAACaggagattttatttaatttttttcagaatttcaacCTGTAGGTGAAACTAAGACTGTGCTACTTTCTGGGTAAAActtatttacagacaaagaattttcatcttaaaagcaaaatatagtttttctttcttacagtTTTGGATTAATTATTGCTCtaattcttttattatttcagcaaataacttattttaaagtctgtatactccagttagtgattaattgattgctaaatTAGCTGACGATTACttaaataatcgattaatctgattaataatTTCAGTCCTAATCTCactgacatgttttcttttgcacaatCTGTAAAGTTGCATTTaatagaaaaagtttaatttggtcttttgtttccaaatgtctttatatttgcttaaaaagaacataaattttacacaagtggaaaaaaatataatttagtttAACGATAACTGATCAGACATAGAAACTATAAAGTACTATATAAGTTTAAATGGTGTAACAAAAGTAACTGTTATTTGACTGAAACAATATTGTACAGGTATAAATATCTTACAGAATATTAGCATGatggtttatttattattaactcttctttttgttcctttttgaacaataaaaacaatttaaatgagtttattgTGACACTTATTTAAACTAAATTGCCTCTTTTGAACTAAAACTCAGACTTGTGTCTCTCCAGGTTTGTTGCCTTCAGTTCTTTTCGGATCTACAGCCTTATTTCCAtcctgttggttctgttggtcgTCACGGTAACCGCAAGAGACGCTGTTTGGACCAGGACCAAAGGTTTCTTTCCTCCGTCTATTATCTGCACACTTACACCTTTACAGGGACCGATGAGCCTAGCAGCCATGTTTGtagctgtgggaggaagctggagtacccagagagaacccacagggagaacatacaaactccaCGCAGAAAATCCCAGGACGGGATTTTAACCCAAAACCttgttgttgctaggcaactgCCCCACCGTGCATGAATTGATGTAATTTTTGGACATCATCTCTCAGGTGCCAGTCATTAACACTCTGCTTGCACATTGTTTCAGTGACATGTTAAGATTTCTTACCAAGTAAAGCAGAGCTGGAACGATTAATCgagatgaatcgattattgaaataatcatcaattaatttagtaatcaattaattttcaCTAGAGAAATTATTGTTCTGTCTTTTGAGAcattaaaaaactcaaaaagggaaatttttttcagaaaaaacatgCCAAGACCAGAAATCAAGCAAAACTACgcaaataataaatgattttaatttgagACTTCAAAGTTTCTTGGTCTGTGAATCTTTTCTTCCCAGAAATCTGAAAGTGGCAGCTTCAGCTTCGCCTGGATCAAATTCAGGAAGAAAAATCTCCCATGGAGAATCTTTTGCTGTGGctggaaataaaatgatcattttcttatttaaaaaatgaatagaatTATTAGTGTATTTgcacaatttaatgtttttataatattgtttaaaaataattggttaGTTGAAAAATTTtcagaatgtaattttttttaatctgactaATCACTGGACTGGATTTATTGATTGGTTGGTTCAGTGAATTGTTGATGGATGGAGTAAATGAACTGTTCCTGTTAAGATGCTTAGCTGAGCTTCAGAAAGAATATTCTAAATATTCTAAAATACTTATAATTTTTAATGTCTCAAGACAAGTTTTCATGCTGACATTATTCATATTCTGTGTAGATTTATCCTAAGAAATAGTAAAATTTTCATTGTCTTCCTGCAGTCATTAAACATTTCTATTACTTGGTCCAGTAATTGGGCCGTTTCTGGACGGGATTATgtctcagtgtttgttttcaaaggttataaaagttaaaattaatcaTCCTGAACATCCTTCTGTTAATTTTCTCTGGTTAGATGTTTCAAACTACAGGCAGGTCCAAACTCAGGTTCCTCCACTGTTAGATGATTTCATTCAATGTTTCGTCATTTTTATCCTGATGAGTAAAGTTGAGGCACTGAAACCTGAAACCTGTGGAGTCTCGTCGGTAATGCATTCCTctttaaagaaggaaaaatgacTCTACTTCTGCATTTAGTTCAGATATAAGAGCTGAAAGTCTGTAGCTTTTTATCCCCCTCATATTACCtggataaatgtgttttaggtTGATTTTTTCATCATATTACTGTTGTTGTTGGTCATCTTTTCCATTAGTTGTcactaataaaaaacaacactgatATATTTAAGGTAGTTAGATTGTAAAGTACCATTTATGTTCAGAGCTGGATGGTAAATTCTGATTTTTCCTCCCACAGGAGCTCATGTGTGGCGCAGAATGACCAGCAGGTAAGACAGGATTCACCCTCTggacaaaaaacaggaaatgtttgtttcacctgGAAGAGTCAAAAATCCAGTCAGACGTTTCCCACAAGCAGCGGTGATGGGATAGCAGAGGCTGTTTGTACATTTTCACTGGATCAGAGAAAAACCCAAATGTGTCATTAAATCCCCAAATGAATCAAACGTTCATACTGAAGGTAAATATCTGATTCTTCACGGTGAAACGGATCCTGTTGGCTCTCAGGCTGCGTGATGTAAAAACCAAACACCTTGATTGAAACATGAAGCTGATCATGTTGACATCACATGAAGGAAGGTCTAACTGGATAAATGTGACTCCAAATTGGAGTTACATGATCCAGAAGGTGGAAGACGTCTAACTCTGCTGGACGGACAGAAACGCTGGGCTGCAGGGAGAATTGAGTTAATTTTCTTCAGCTGGATCAGAACACCGAGTGCAGAAAGCAAACTGAGGCTTCTGCTGTCTTCTAATCGCTTCTTCTTGTTGTTTACATGTGTGAACATTATAACCTGGAGGAGGTTTCACCTCCATCATGCACAGATACAAAGCTGCTGCAGAGTTTGAAGGAAGGTCAGCCTGACCAGCTTTGTTTTAGCAGCTGAGGCAAATACTACGCACTAATCAGTAGCCACAAAGCTTTATCATGCAGACAGCCCTGCATTGAAATGTCCATATTG
Protein-coding regions in this window:
- the LOC111608888 gene encoding transmembrane and coiled-coil domains protein 1-like, whose product is MHETHEGEARGRRHSSSSSSVDKLQASSTRSRSSSRETVKSHSENKTTLVNSVLTDIQHIRETHKYLEKSLKTLRTEYQRDHNQMLHALEEERSRLNGLERELAYLTELHQRETSNLKEEISSTKKIIDIRYNGKAEEFSEALEKCQSHLLKMELQQQQEMDIVRHEDSIAQIILEKLIRLLLVVMSTILVFVCTLNQGILFFKSSKHILSAVLLAAFLFLLYKYWNTVS
- the rnf182 gene encoding E3 ubiquitin-protein ligase RNF182, giving the protein MLELQNLEDVTDAGPHADGLGSDEMECKICYSAYNLESCRPKVLECRHRLCSKCLCKILDLGESPPDALVCPFCRCATRFLEGAVRNLPDDCSLVARLALQSRNQRNLRIQPDSEAELLLSPRRLNALMGNNPSYSASSLPYSSIRSSPNFVVITFMEPPPAAAQDLRVGSCRLTRDSSSSDSLASASQQWTVWTCTALLCQTSARVLVWVLGLLYFSSLPMGVYLLIMQRTTVGVLLVSLVPASLVLILIYGFCQCVCYELRHCLPP